The following are from one region of the Phyllostomus discolor isolate MPI-MPIP mPhyDis1 chromosome 9, mPhyDis1.pri.v3, whole genome shotgun sequence genome:
- the RNF114 gene encoding E3 ubiquitin-protein ligase RNF114, which yields MAAQHPDPEGATPVAGPAAAADPLGRFTCPVCLEVYEKPVRVLCGHVFCSACLQECLKPKKPVCGVCRSPLAPGERATELERQIESTETSCHGCRKNFFLSKIRAHVATCSKYQSYIMEGVKATTKDASLQPRNVPNRYTFPCPYCPEKNFDQEGLVEHCKSSHSTDTKSVVCPICASMPWGDPNYRSANFIEHIQRRHQFSYDTFVDYDVDEEDMINQVLQRSIIDQ from the exons ATGGCGGCGCAACACCCGGACCCTGAGGGTGCTACGCCGGTGGCAGGGCCAGCAGCGGCGGCCGACCCCCTCGGCCGCTTCACGTGTCCCGTGTGCTTAGAGGTGTACGAGAAGCCGGTGCGGGTGCTCTGCGGACACGT CTTTTGCTCTGCATGCCTGCAGGAATGTCTGAAGCCGAAGAAGCCTGTCTGTGGCGTGTGCCGCAGCCCTCTGGCGCCGGGCGAGCGAGCCACGGAGCTCGAGCGGCAGATTGAGAGCACAGAGACTTCTTGCCATGGCTGCCGTAAAAAT TTCTTCCTATCCAAGATCCGGGCCCACGTGGCTACCTGCTCCAAATACCAGAGTTACATCATGGAAGGTGTGAAGGCCACCACCAAGGACGCATCCCTTCAGCCCAG GAACGTCCCAAACCGCTACACCTTTCCTTGCCCTTACTGTCCCGAGAAGAACTTCGATCAGGAAGGACTTGTGGAGCACTGCAAGTCCTCCCATAGCACGGACACCAAGTCTGTG GTTTGTCCCATCTGTGCCTCGATGCCCTGGGGAGACCCCAACTACCGCAGTGCCAACTTCATCGAGCACATCCAGCGGCGGCACCAGTTTTCTTACGACACTTTTGTG